tctgcatcccactgctctcctgcactatcagggattctctgttgtgttccccgtcagggcagtcattggttgtagccgggcaccacctacttgttctggtctcaggctgatgcagtctccaatttatgtggtcctttttttttgtctcttgggctcatacttaccttgtgtttttgatgttcttcattctcttttgctccaggtgggttgagaccaactgatgcatcttagatggacgcttgctagcatttaagaccccagacgacaaCTTAGTATTATTTTGTGTGTAGATGGGTATGAGATTATGATGTACAATGTACCTTTCACACATCATgtcaaaaaattgaaaaacactGTCTTAAAGCAAGGACATTTTCATCCGATAGTCTGATTTAGAATCTTGGTTCTGCCACTTGTATTAAAGTTCAGTTTATCTGTGAAATAAGAACATTAATACCTTGTTaatatttaaataagaaaatgcatgtaaagcatttaTCACAGCCTGTAGCCCACTGTACATGCTTCAGTGGTGTGTCAGGGCCTCTTTACTAGAGCTGATTTTCTTTCCAACTCTGTGTTCAGTGACATCACCGGGATAGTAAATTGAAATTGATGATGGTGAAAATATTTACACCACTGAAATCTGCAAATGTTACAAATCAGCTTGTTTTTCCCTTGGAGAGTTGGCTGTTAAACATTTAACAGTTTATCACTGGTGCTAATTATTCTTATTTCCAAAAGCTGTCCAACTGAGATAGATATGAATTGAGCTGGACCCAATCGGGAGGTATGGAGGGCAAGGATTGGATGAATTTCTGGGTTTGGGGCAAAGTCTAACAGACATTTGTATTTTCTACCCATGACTGTATTCTTGGCCCACAGATGGTATGCCacttatttaacatttattgatcaCCCACCGTGGACTGGTCTGTCTTGAAGGTTAAAAGACACTGCTTGTGCTCCAAGCACTGATAGTAAAATACGAGTGCTGGAAGGGAGGGTGTCTAATCCAACTCCCAATTCTGGTTACAAACACCCAGGGAGAGATTTCAGGCTTTTTGTGGTCCATGTCTTCGGTCCCTGGAAGAGGGAGAATAAAGCCTGATGTATCTGTGTTACCTGGAAAACACTGTTAAACACAAATAAATGCCTTGGTCTTACTTAGTGGTTCAAGGCTCGACCTCTAAAACCGACCTTGTTCCTTCGTTTCGAATAGTGAAATTAACATAAAACTGCCTACCCCATGGGGCGGCTGTGAGGCTTGCAAGGTTTTAATGTGGCTACAGCTGCTTGGACTAGCACTTAGCTTtctgtacagttttttttttgcaaacttcAGGCACCAAGCTAGGTCAAAAGGCCTCGCGGGTGATTGTGGCACCTCCCTGTCGTCAGAGGGCTTCCACTTTACCACTGACACAATGTTCCCATTTGTTAGCCTGTTTTGAATTTCATAGTCGCATAGCAAGACGGAGACAGCGACTTGCCCGAGTTCATATAATCTGCTGGACAGGGTTTAGGCTAAAACCCAGGAAACGGTCCTGCGAGTGTGCTGGAGAGCTTCGGTTTTGCAAACAGGCCTTAACTTCTGTCGGAACAGCGGCTTCCCCAACTGGAAAACAGAATAGAGGTGCCGCCTTTCTTCCCCCACAAAAAGGGGGGTCCCCCCGGTGCCCCAGTAGCGTGGTGCCCCAGTAGTGTCCCTACGCGGGTGGATTTCCGTCTCCCATCAGGCCCGGATGTGAAGCCTAGCTACTACGAGGCCTGTACTTTTGGGGGGCTGCGAACACCCCTCTCCCGGGCACCCCGCGCCACCCCGCGGAGAAGGGAAGCCGCTCCGCCACCACGTGACACGCCCGCTGGGGGGCCCGCGCGCAGCCGGCGAGGCCCCGCCCCTCGGGCTGCCGCGCGCCCGTCGCTCGCAAATGTCCCGGGTCGGGCTGGAGAAGGggaaagggggggaggggagcaCAGAGCAGGGGGCCGGCCCTGTACGTCGCAGCGTTCCTTCCTCCCGCCTCTTCGCCAGGCCCTGTGTCTCCTGGCCGCGTCTCCGCCCCCTCGTCCCGGCGCCCCAGCCAATGGCGAGGCGGCGCGAGCCTCTCCGGCCGGGGGCGGGGCGTGCGCGCGGGGCCTGGCGCGCCTGCGCCCTGCCGCCCGCCCCTCGCCgtgaggaggaggtggaggaggaggcGGCTCGGAGAGAGCGAGCAGCGAGCTAGAGCGCGGAGCGTGAGTGAGGGAGCCCAGCCGCCTGCCCGCCAGCcgccgctgctgccgccgcctCCCCTTCGTAAGCAGGAGCCCCGGCCGGGGCCCGGCGCGTTGCCCCAGCCCCTCCCTCGTCGTCAGGCCGCGAGGGCAGCGAGAACGAGCAAGGGGGAGGGAGAGCGAGCGCCGGGAGGAGGCGGCCGGACCGAGCGAGCGCCCGCGCGTGTGGCGTGAGGGGAAGCCGCCTGCCCGCCCCCTTCGCCTTcccttctctccccctccccgcTCCCCCCCCGACCGCGGAGCAGCACCATGTCGGCGCCGGCGGCCAAAGTCAGTAAAAAGGAGCTCAACTCCAACCACGACGGGGCCGACGAGACCTCAGGTGAGGAGGAGGCGAGGCTGGGGGCCGGCCCGCGCCGCCATCTTCGCCGCCCGCTCCGGCCCGCAGGCCGCCGGCGGGGCCCGGGGCGCGCGCGGGGGGCGCCGGGCGCGGGGCGGCGCGAGGCTGAGCGCGGGCCGCCGCAGGCCTCGGCGCCCTTTTTTGTGCGCGGCGGGACCGGGGGCCTGGGTGGCGCCGCGGCGGCGGACGGCGCTGCGAGGCGGGGGCGCTGCGGCCTGCTCGGCGCGGGCGGAGGAGACCCCCCcttcctctcccccctccctcgctctcctccccctccctccctcccgagaAGCCTCTCTTTATTGTGCTCCGCCATGATGCCTCGCTCCCatcagccgccgccgccgccacatGGTGCGGTCGGACGCGGCCCCGCGCCCGGGCCTCCCGCGCCCGGGCCTCCCGCGCGGCTCCCCCGTCCTGCCCGCCCCGCGGGCGGCGCCCCCGGCACCCTCACCCGGAGGCTGACTCCGGCGCGGCCTGGCGCCTCGAGGTCGGGCGGGGTGGGGGCGCGGGGAAGCACGCGGCCGGCGGCGCACAGGCCTGGTCCGGCCGGAGGATGCTCGGGGGGCCCGGGCGCACTCCCCACGTGGGGCGGCCACCTCGTCGCGGCGGCGTGCTGGGGAACCTggcgcgggcgggcgggcggccggGGTATCGGAGGGGCGTTAAGATGTCCGTCTGGAGACACTTGAACCGCTCCGTAGAGGCTTTCACGGTCGGGGGGCTGCAGCCCCCGGGGTGGTTGCCGGAAATGAACCGCCCCATCAGGCCCCTTCACGCCCACTTAGCTTTGTAGGTTTTGCAGCCCTTACCGGACAAAAAGGGCATCTTTTCCTTAGCACCACTCCCTTTTCTTCAGCTCCCCTCTATGCTTCATAGTTTTCTGACTTGGTTACTGTAAGTGTGCTCCACAATTGTGTGAACCGCATCTGAAACGAGCAGCTTCCCCGAATTTGGGTTGAGAGATGAGAAAGGTCAGATTCAAACCCTGGGGTTCACCATATTCTAAGAAGGGGAAAGTCGAGCGTTTACGATTGTGAAGTAGTTTTGAGTGCCTGACCTGTATTTGTAGGTGTGTCTGATGTCTTCATTGTAGTAGTTTTTGAGCAGattcttccaacttttttttttatcggtGGTGCCTTAGTACTGTCATGGCTGGGGGAGTTAGTttattctggttagcagctggtaTTGTATTAGAGATATATAATGGGATGAACAATAATATCAAGAATTTCTTAATAAGATGATTCGTCACTTTTCATAGAAGAAACTTTAGTGATTGGTCTCTTTTTCCAGAAATTCCTAAGTACTACAGTCAAAAACATTTTCTAAGTTGTCTGGCAGATAGCATGATTTGAAAGGCAGTTTAATTAAAAAGTAATTTGTCAACTAAATGCATGAACACGTGGAGAAGGGTGCCTTGTGGTAGTGTTGTTGCTGCTTTTGTAATAGCTGTATTGAGATACAACTCAATACCATAGACAGTGTTTCTTAATATCAGGAAATCTAGTTAAGGTTTTATAATGCGATTGTTGTTTTTTGAGAGAAAgtggttaaatttattttctaattagtATTGAGCCTTATGCACCTTTTTCTTGCAGAAAAAGAACAGCAGGAAGCAATTGAACATATTGATGAAGTACAGAATGAAATAGACAGGtaaactttttctttattttggaggCATTTTCTGAGATGCATTTAGTGTCTAGTGGTAATTGAAACTACGGTCAACCAAATCTGTATCTAGTAGCCAAGAGATGATTATAACTTAGTTGGGAATACTATGGCGATTCAGTGTTGTTTTTCTGTCCAACAACTTGTACGGTCACCAAAAAATATTGGATAAAGGTATGTTGACCTTGCAAAGATTGGGTTTGCTTTCAGAAGCTACAGATTGTCTGAATTGTAGTTGTGGGTTTCTGATAGTTTAGCATTAGGGCATCAGTGCTGCTCTGACTTGCCTGATAACTTTGTTACTTGACCAGGAGCTTTAGTGAAAAAATTCTGCTTGAGGGAAACAATGGAAGTTGTCCTGGTAATAGTGGATGAAGTAAATACACAATGTTACCAAAATGCTCAGTTTAAGCAGTCTAATGACTGCGTTATCGAGTGCTTATTGGGAAAGCAGGTTGAACTATTTGCTAAACACCATCATAGTTTTGACTTCAGAGTTTCTCTAGCTACGGGAAAGTGGACAACTTTTTATTATAAAGAAGCATTTTGCACTGTTCTAGAGTTGATAAGGGTAAATATTCACTTTGTAGTCTCACCAGGTTTTGTATTTGACATGTCCCGTCATTGTCAACATGCCTTCATTTGTTTCAGACTTAATGAGCAAGCCAGTGAGGAGATTTTGAAAGTAGAACAGAAATATAACAAACTCCGCCAACCGTTCTTTCAGAAGAGGTCAGAATTGATCGCCAAAATCCCCAACTTTTGGGTAACAACATTTGTCAACCATCCGCAAGGTATGGCCGCTTCCCTCAAATGAGTTGCAGAGCGTTATTAAATAACACGAAAATGTTAATGCATCGGAGTGGAAGGGACCTTGGTGAGGCTTGTCTGACATGCTGGTTTGCATGCAGAGGTTGAAATACTCAGGGGTGAAGACTAGCAGATGATAAGGCTTTCTACCTATATATGAACTTGGAACTCAGCTTAATTTTCTGATAAAAGATGCCAATAGCGCTGATACTCTGAAGTATTTAAGAGccatttggttttctttggttagTGGTGGGTTTATGAAACCAATGATGTTCACTGAAtctgagaaattttaaaaagcatcacTTAAGTTGGTTGTTAATGTTTGCTAGTTAGAAATTTAATTGCCCTGTAACTTGTCGGTCTAGTGTCTGCGTTGCTTGGGGAAGAGGATGAAGAGGCGCTGCATTATCTGACCAGAGTTGAAGTGACAGAATTTGAAGATATTAAATCAGGTTACAGAATAGATTTTGTAAGTATCACTTTGTTTGCCACTGTGAAAGTTAACTTCGAGTTTTGGCTAGTAGAAGAGCTGTTTGTATTGATTTCTCCAATCACTTATTACAGTATTTTGATGAAAATCCTTACTTCGAAAATAAAGTTCTCTCCAAAGAATTTCAtctgaatgagagtggtgatccTTCCTCAAAATCAACTGAAATCAAATGGAAATCTGGAAAGGTATGTTTTGAGGAATTGTTGGGCAAAAATATTTTGGTATAGTTGAAACACTTAAAATTCTTGGTGCTTTGGCAGTGTGTtaaatacagacacacacaaaagcatAATTAAGAGCTCCAGTGTGACAAACCCAAATAACAATAGTTTAGAGCTATAGTTACAAATTATAGTGCAATTTGGTTTAAGAATCAGACTAAATTTGGGGAGTTTCTCCATTGGTGATTGAGATCTTCAAATGGTTTGCTATTTCCCCAAATCCATTTGTCTACAAACGCGTAAGATAAGGGTAAGAtgtatttaaaattatgttaTGGTAGTGGTTATTTTAAACAGATCTAATTTTATGAAAAGGCCAAAATTAgttgttgctatttttttctttaggaaaaGTTTGTCATAAAAATTTGAGGAAAACGGATCTTGTGCACCTAGAATTTTAGaacttctttctttttactcACTCTACATTTTGTAGTTATTCTTGAACGATAGTAGCGTTGA
The sequence above is drawn from the Elephas maximus indicus isolate mEleMax1 chromosome 9, mEleMax1 primary haplotype, whole genome shotgun sequence genome and encodes:
- the SET gene encoding protein SET → MSAPAAKVSKKELNSNHDGADETSEKEQQEAIEHIDEVQNEIDRLNEQASEEILKVEQKYNKLRQPFFQKRSELIAKIPNFWVTTFVNHPQVSALLGEEDEEALHYLTRVEVTEFEDIKSGYRIDFYFDENPYFENKVLSKEFHLNESGDPSSKSTEIKWKSGKDLTKRSSQTQNKASRKRQHEEPESFFTWFTDHSDAGADELGEVIKDDIWPNPLQYYLVPDMDDEEGEGEEDDDDDEEEEGLEDIDEEGDEDEGEEDEDDDEGEEGEEDEGEDD